The following are encoded together in the Lathyrus oleraceus cultivar Zhongwan6 chromosome 3, CAAS_Psat_ZW6_1.0, whole genome shotgun sequence genome:
- the LOC127132136 gene encoding N-terminal acetyltransferase B complex catalytic subunit NAA20, with protein MTTIRRFCCNDLLRFTNVNLDHLTETFNMSFYMTYLARWPDYFHVAEGPGNRIMGYIMGKVEGQGDSWHGHVTAVTVAPEYRRQQLAKKLMNLLEDISDNIDKAYFVDLFVRASNAPAIKMYEKLGYVIYRRVLRYYSGEEDGLDMRKALSHDVEKKSIIPLKRPVTPDELEYD; from the exons ATGACGACAATTCGTAGGTTTTGCTGCAACGACCTTCTTCGTTTTACAAATGTCAATCTAGACCATCTCACTGAAACT TTTAATATGTCATTCTACATGACGTATTTAGCGCGATGGCCAGACTATTTCCATGTTGCCGAAGGCCCTGGGAACCGAATTATGGGTTACA TTATGGGTAAAGTAGAGGGGCAAGGAGACTCTTGGCATGGTCATGTAACTGCAGTAACAGTTGCTCCAGAGTATCGCAGGCAACAGTTAGCCAAGAAACTAATGAATCTTCTGGAAGACATCAGTGACAATAT TGACAAAGCCTACTTTGTTGATCTATTTGTGAGAGCATCAAATGCACCAGCCATCAAGATGTATGAAAAG CTTGGCTATGTGATATATCGACGAGTGCTACGTTATTATTCTGGGGAAGAAGATGGGTTGG ATATGAGAAAAGCATTATCTCATGATGTCGAAAAGAAGTCCATCATCCCTCTTAAACGGCCTGTAACTCCTGATGAATTAGAGTATGACTAA